The following proteins come from a genomic window of Mustela lutreola isolate mMusLut2 chromosome 6, mMusLut2.pri, whole genome shotgun sequence:
- the LOC131833784 gene encoding LOW QUALITY PROTEIN: DNA polymerase delta subunit 2-like (The sequence of the model RefSeq protein was modified relative to this genomic sequence to represent the inferred CDS: inserted 1 base in 1 codon; deleted 1 base in 1 codon; substituted 1 base at 1 genomic stop codon) — MFSEQAAQRAHTLLSPPSANNATFARVPVSSYTNFSQPFRLAERSFSRQFAHIYATRLLQMRPFLVSRAKQRWGGGVQVKKLCELQPGEKCCVVGTLFKAMPLQPSILREISEEYNLFPQPPRSKYIHPDDELVLEDELQRIRLEGDIDASRLVTGTVLAVLSSARDARDSGKFVVEDHFFAELAPQKPAPPPPLDTDRFVLLVSGLGLGGGGGESLLSTQLLVDVVTGQLGDEGEQCSAAHVSRVILAGNLLSHNTQSRDSINKAKYLTKKTQAASVEAVRMLDEILLQLSASVPXDVMPGEFDPTNYTLPQQLLHPCMFPLATAYSTLQLVTNPYQATIDGVRFLGTSGQNVSDIFRYSSMEDHLEILEWTLRVRHISPTAPDTLGCYPFYKTDPFIFPECPHIXFCGNTPEFGSKIFRGPEDQRVLLVAVPDFSTTQTACLVNLRSLACQPISFSGFGAEDEDLGVLGLGP, encoded by the exons ATGTTTTCGGAGCAGGCTGCCCAGAGGGCCCacactctcctctccccaccgTCCGCCAACAATGCCACCTTTGCCCGTGTGCCTGTGTCCTCGTACACCAACTTCTCCCAGCCCTTCAGGCTCGCGGAGCGCAGCTTTAGCCGGCAGTTCGCCCACATTTATGCCACCCGCCTCCTCCAAATGAGGCCCTTCCTGGTGAGCCGCGCCAAGCAGCGTTGGGGTGGTGGAGTCCAGGTAAAGAAGCTGTGTGAGCTGCAGCCGGGGGAGAAGTGCTGTGTGGTGGGGACCCTCTTCAAGGCCATGCCGCTCCAGCCTTCTATCCTCCGCGAGATCAGTGAAGAGTACAACCTGTTCCCCCAGCCTCCTCGGAGCAAGTATATCCACCCCGACGACGAGTTGGTCTTGGAAGATGAGTTGCAGCGCATCAGACTGGAAGGCGACATCGACGCATCACGGCTGGTCACAGGGACAGTGCTGGCCGTGCTCAGCTCCGCGAGAGACGCGAGAGACAGTGGCAAGTTCGTCGTAGAGGACCACTTCTTTGCAGAGCTCGCCCCTCAGAagcccgca cccccccccccccttgacaCAGACAGGTTTGTGCTGCTGGTGTCTGGTCTGGGCCTGGGTGGAGGCGGGGGCGAGAGCCTCCTGAGCACCCAGCTGCTGGTGGACGTGGTGACAGGGCAGCTGGGGGACGAGGGGGAGCAATGCAGCGCCGCCCACGTGTCCCGGGTCATCCTCGCTGGGAACCTGCTGAGCCACAACACCCAGAGCAGAGATTCCATCAACAAGGCCAAGTACTTAACCAAGAAGACCCAGGCAGCCAGCGTGGAGGCGGTCAGAATGCTGGACGAGATCCTGCTGCAGCTGAGTGCGTCGGTGC TGGATGTGATGCCAGGCGAATTTGACCCAACCAACTACACGCTGCCCCAGCAACTGCTGCACCCCTGCATGTTCCCGCTGGCCACCGCCTACTCTACACTCCAGCTGGTCACTAATCCCTACCAAGCCACCATTGATGGAGTCAGATTCCTGGGGACATCAGGACAAAATGTGAGTGATATTTTCCGGTACAGCAGCATGGAGGATCACTTAGAGATCCTGGAGTGGACCCTGCGTGTCCGTCACATCAGCCCCACAGCCCCAGACACACTAGGATGCTACCCCTTCTACAAGACTGACCCATTCATCTTCCCGGAGTGCCCTCACATCTAGTTCTGCGGGAACACCCCTGAGTTTGGCTCTAAAATCTTCCGAGGACCAGAGGACCAGAGGGTGCTGTTGGTGGCCGTCCCCGACTTCAGCACCACACAGACTGCCTGCCTTGTGAATCTGCGTAGCCTGGCCTGCCAGCCCATCAGCTTCTCAGGCTTTGGGGCAGAGGACGAGGATCTGGGGGTCTTGGGTCTGGGCCCCTGA